A genomic window from Mustela erminea isolate mMusErm1 chromosome 16, mMusErm1.Pri, whole genome shotgun sequence includes:
- the PAG1 gene encoding phosphoprotein associated with glycosphingolipid-enriched microdomains 1 isoform X3, with the protein MVLEDSQGAEESRTTLSSKLHTLMDVPSDKEMFSRSVTSLATDAPASSEQNGILTNGDILSEDSTLTCMQHYEEVQTSASDLLDSQDSTGKPKCHQSRELPRIPPDSAVDTMLNARSVDGDPGLGTEGPYEVLKDSSSQENMVEDCLYETVKEIKEVAAAVNPGKGHSSRSKSTSALKELPGPQAPEADFAEYASVDRNKKCRQSVNAETVLRNSCDLEEEAPPPVPVKLLDENENLQEKEESKTAEEGAAEGTSETNKRFSSLSYKSREEDPTLTEEEISAMYSSVNKPGQSGNKSGQTLKAPESSQGATQRSPSSCNDLYATVKDFEKTPNSISTLPPAARPSEDLEPDYEAIQTLNREEDKSTPETNGQRGLFPKENDYESIGDLQQCRDITRL; encoded by the exons ATGGTCTTGGAAGATTCCCAGGGTGCTGAAGAGTCCAGGACCACTCTGTCTAGTAAGCTCCACACCCTGATGGACGTG CCTTCGGATAAGGAGATGTTCAGCCGTTCGGTTACTAGCCTGGCCACAGACGCGCCTGCCAGCAGCGAGCAGAACGGGATACTCACCAATGGCGACA TCCTTTCAGAAGACAGTACTCTGACCTGCATGCAACATTACGAGGAGGTCCAGACCTCAGCTTCAGATCTGCTGGACTCCCAGGACAGCACGGGGAAGCCAAAGTGTCACCAGAGCCGGGAACTGCCCAGAATTCCTCCTGACAGCGCAGTGGACACGATGCTCAACGCGAGGAGCGTGGACGGGGACCCGGGCCTAGGGACGGAAGGGCCGTATGAAGTGCTCAAGGATAGTTCCTCCCAAGAGAATATGGTGGAGGACTGCTTGTATGAAActgtgaaagaaataaaggaggtgGCAGCAGCCGTGAACCCAGGGAAAGGCCACAGCAGCAGGTCAAAGTCGACTTCCGCTTTGAAAGAGCTTCCGGGGCCCCAAGCCCCCGAGGCGGACTTTGCTGAGTATGCCTCCGTGGACAGAAACAAAAAGTGTCGACAGAGCGTTAATGCAGAGACTGTTCTCAGAAATTCATGTGACTTGGAAGAGGAGGCCCCACCACCTGTCCCTGTTAAACTTCTGGATGAGAATGAAAACcttcaggagaaggaagagagcaagacagCGGAGGAGGGAGCCGCAGAGGGGACCAGCGAAACCAACAAG AGATTTAGTTCATTGTCGTACAAGTCCCGGGAAGAGGACCCAACTCTCACAGAAGAAGAG ATCTCAGCCATGTATTCCTCAGTAAATAAACCCGGACAGTCAGGGAATAAATCAGGACAGACTCTCAAAGCACCAGAGTCCAGCCAAGGAGCTACTCAGAGATCCCCCTCTTCCTGTAATGATCTCTATGCTACTGTTAAAGACTTCGAGAAAACTCCAAACAGCATCAGCACGCTTCCACCAGCAGCGAGACCCAGTGAGGATCTGGAGCCTGATTACGAAGCAATACAAACTCtaaacagagaggaagacaagtcCACCCCAGAGACCAATGGCCAGCGTGGCCTTTTCCCAAAAGAGAATGACTATGAGAGCATTGGGGACTTGCAGCAATGCCGCGATATCACCAGGCTCTAG
- the PAG1 gene encoding phosphoprotein associated with glycosphingolipid-enriched microdomains 1 isoform X5, whose protein sequence is MNVPSDKEMFSRSVTSLATDAPASSEQNGILTNGDILSEDSTLTCMQHYEEVQTSASDLLDSQDSTGKPKCHQSRELPRIPPDSAVDTMLNARSVDGDPGLGTEGPYEVLKDSSSQENMVEDCLYETVKEIKEVAAAVNPGKGHSSRSKSTSALKELPGPQAPEADFAEYASVDRNKKCRQSVNAETVLRNSCDLEEEAPPPVPVKLLDENENLQEKEESKTAEEGAAEGTSETNKRFSSLSYKSREEDPTLTEEEISAMYSSVNKPGQSGNKSGQTLKAPESSQGATQRSPSSCNDLYATVKDFEKTPNSISTLPPAARPSEDLEPDYEAIQTLNREEDKSTPETNGQRGLFPKENDYESIGDLQQCRDITRL, encoded by the exons ATGAACGTG CCTTCGGATAAGGAGATGTTCAGCCGTTCGGTTACTAGCCTGGCCACAGACGCGCCTGCCAGCAGCGAGCAGAACGGGATACTCACCAATGGCGACA TCCTTTCAGAAGACAGTACTCTGACCTGCATGCAACATTACGAGGAGGTCCAGACCTCAGCTTCAGATCTGCTGGACTCCCAGGACAGCACGGGGAAGCCAAAGTGTCACCAGAGCCGGGAACTGCCCAGAATTCCTCCTGACAGCGCAGTGGACACGATGCTCAACGCGAGGAGCGTGGACGGGGACCCGGGCCTAGGGACGGAAGGGCCGTATGAAGTGCTCAAGGATAGTTCCTCCCAAGAGAATATGGTGGAGGACTGCTTGTATGAAActgtgaaagaaataaaggaggtgGCAGCAGCCGTGAACCCAGGGAAAGGCCACAGCAGCAGGTCAAAGTCGACTTCCGCTTTGAAAGAGCTTCCGGGGCCCCAAGCCCCCGAGGCGGACTTTGCTGAGTATGCCTCCGTGGACAGAAACAAAAAGTGTCGACAGAGCGTTAATGCAGAGACTGTTCTCAGAAATTCATGTGACTTGGAAGAGGAGGCCCCACCACCTGTCCCTGTTAAACTTCTGGATGAGAATGAAAACcttcaggagaaggaagagagcaagacagCGGAGGAGGGAGCCGCAGAGGGGACCAGCGAAACCAACAAG AGATTTAGTTCATTGTCGTACAAGTCCCGGGAAGAGGACCCAACTCTCACAGAAGAAGAG ATCTCAGCCATGTATTCCTCAGTAAATAAACCCGGACAGTCAGGGAATAAATCAGGACAGACTCTCAAAGCACCAGAGTCCAGCCAAGGAGCTACTCAGAGATCCCCCTCTTCCTGTAATGATCTCTATGCTACTGTTAAAGACTTCGAGAAAACTCCAAACAGCATCAGCACGCTTCCACCAGCAGCGAGACCCAGTGAGGATCTGGAGCCTGATTACGAAGCAATACAAACTCtaaacagagaggaagacaagtcCACCCCAGAGACCAATGGCCAGCGTGGCCTTTTCCCAAAAGAGAATGACTATGAGAGCATTGGGGACTTGCAGCAATGCCGCGATATCACCAGGCTCTAG
- the PAG1 gene encoding phosphoprotein associated with glycosphingolipid-enriched microdomains 1 isoform X2, producing the protein MGPPGSVLSSGQVQVVLWGSLAAVAAFFLIGFLIFLCSSCDREKKPRQQSGDHENLMNVPSDKEMFSRSVTSLATDAPASSEQNGILTNGDILSEDSTLTCMQHYEEVQTSASDLLDSQDSTGKPKCHQSRELPRIPPDSAVDTMLNARSVDGDPGLGTEGPYEVLKDSSSQENMVEDCLYETVKEIKEVAAAVNPGKGHSSRSKSTSALKELPGPQAPEADFAEYASVDRNKKCRQSVNAETVLRNSCDLEEEAPPPVPVKLLDENENLQEKEESKTAEEGAAEGTSETNKRFSSLSYKSREEDPTLTEEEISAMYSSVNKPGQSGNKSGQTLKAPESSQGATQRSPSSCNDLYATVKDFEKTPNSISTLPPAARPSEDLEPDYEAIQTLNREEDKSTPETNGQRGLFPKENDYESIGDLQQCRDITRL; encoded by the exons ATGGGCCCCCCGGGGAGCGTGCTGAGCAGTGGGCAAGTGCAGGTCGTCCTGTGGGGCAGTTTGGCCGCTGTTGCTGCTTTCTTCCTCATCGGCTTCCTGATTTTTCTGTGCTCCAGTTGTGACAG agaGAAGAAGCCGAGGCAGCAGAGTGGGGACCATGAGAACCTGATGAACGTG CCTTCGGATAAGGAGATGTTCAGCCGTTCGGTTACTAGCCTGGCCACAGACGCGCCTGCCAGCAGCGAGCAGAACGGGATACTCACCAATGGCGACA TCCTTTCAGAAGACAGTACTCTGACCTGCATGCAACATTACGAGGAGGTCCAGACCTCAGCTTCAGATCTGCTGGACTCCCAGGACAGCACGGGGAAGCCAAAGTGTCACCAGAGCCGGGAACTGCCCAGAATTCCTCCTGACAGCGCAGTGGACACGATGCTCAACGCGAGGAGCGTGGACGGGGACCCGGGCCTAGGGACGGAAGGGCCGTATGAAGTGCTCAAGGATAGTTCCTCCCAAGAGAATATGGTGGAGGACTGCTTGTATGAAActgtgaaagaaataaaggaggtgGCAGCAGCCGTGAACCCAGGGAAAGGCCACAGCAGCAGGTCAAAGTCGACTTCCGCTTTGAAAGAGCTTCCGGGGCCCCAAGCCCCCGAGGCGGACTTTGCTGAGTATGCCTCCGTGGACAGAAACAAAAAGTGTCGACAGAGCGTTAATGCAGAGACTGTTCTCAGAAATTCATGTGACTTGGAAGAGGAGGCCCCACCACCTGTCCCTGTTAAACTTCTGGATGAGAATGAAAACcttcaggagaaggaagagagcaagacagCGGAGGAGGGAGCCGCAGAGGGGACCAGCGAAACCAACAAG AGATTTAGTTCATTGTCGTACAAGTCCCGGGAAGAGGACCCAACTCTCACAGAAGAAGAG ATCTCAGCCATGTATTCCTCAGTAAATAAACCCGGACAGTCAGGGAATAAATCAGGACAGACTCTCAAAGCACCAGAGTCCAGCCAAGGAGCTACTCAGAGATCCCCCTCTTCCTGTAATGATCTCTATGCTACTGTTAAAGACTTCGAGAAAACTCCAAACAGCATCAGCACGCTTCCACCAGCAGCGAGACCCAGTGAGGATCTGGAGCCTGATTACGAAGCAATACAAACTCtaaacagagaggaagacaagtcCACCCCAGAGACCAATGGCCAGCGTGGCCTTTTCCCAAAAGAGAATGACTATGAGAGCATTGGGGACTTGCAGCAATGCCGCGATATCACCAGGCTCTAG
- the PAG1 gene encoding phosphoprotein associated with glycosphingolipid-enriched microdomains 1 isoform X4 — MSPSYKIEKKPRQQSGDHENLMNVPSDKEMFSRSVTSLATDAPASSEQNGILTNGDILSEDSTLTCMQHYEEVQTSASDLLDSQDSTGKPKCHQSRELPRIPPDSAVDTMLNARSVDGDPGLGTEGPYEVLKDSSSQENMVEDCLYETVKEIKEVAAAVNPGKGHSSRSKSTSALKELPGPQAPEADFAEYASVDRNKKCRQSVNAETVLRNSCDLEEEAPPPVPVKLLDENENLQEKEESKTAEEGAAEGTSETNKRFSSLSYKSREEDPTLTEEEISAMYSSVNKPGQSGNKSGQTLKAPESSQGATQRSPSSCNDLYATVKDFEKTPNSISTLPPAARPSEDLEPDYEAIQTLNREEDKSTPETNGQRGLFPKENDYESIGDLQQCRDITRL, encoded by the exons ATGTCTCCCTCATATAAAAT agaGAAGAAGCCGAGGCAGCAGAGTGGGGACCATGAGAACCTGATGAACGTG CCTTCGGATAAGGAGATGTTCAGCCGTTCGGTTACTAGCCTGGCCACAGACGCGCCTGCCAGCAGCGAGCAGAACGGGATACTCACCAATGGCGACA TCCTTTCAGAAGACAGTACTCTGACCTGCATGCAACATTACGAGGAGGTCCAGACCTCAGCTTCAGATCTGCTGGACTCCCAGGACAGCACGGGGAAGCCAAAGTGTCACCAGAGCCGGGAACTGCCCAGAATTCCTCCTGACAGCGCAGTGGACACGATGCTCAACGCGAGGAGCGTGGACGGGGACCCGGGCCTAGGGACGGAAGGGCCGTATGAAGTGCTCAAGGATAGTTCCTCCCAAGAGAATATGGTGGAGGACTGCTTGTATGAAActgtgaaagaaataaaggaggtgGCAGCAGCCGTGAACCCAGGGAAAGGCCACAGCAGCAGGTCAAAGTCGACTTCCGCTTTGAAAGAGCTTCCGGGGCCCCAAGCCCCCGAGGCGGACTTTGCTGAGTATGCCTCCGTGGACAGAAACAAAAAGTGTCGACAGAGCGTTAATGCAGAGACTGTTCTCAGAAATTCATGTGACTTGGAAGAGGAGGCCCCACCACCTGTCCCTGTTAAACTTCTGGATGAGAATGAAAACcttcaggagaaggaagagagcaagacagCGGAGGAGGGAGCCGCAGAGGGGACCAGCGAAACCAACAAG AGATTTAGTTCATTGTCGTACAAGTCCCGGGAAGAGGACCCAACTCTCACAGAAGAAGAG ATCTCAGCCATGTATTCCTCAGTAAATAAACCCGGACAGTCAGGGAATAAATCAGGACAGACTCTCAAAGCACCAGAGTCCAGCCAAGGAGCTACTCAGAGATCCCCCTCTTCCTGTAATGATCTCTATGCTACTGTTAAAGACTTCGAGAAAACTCCAAACAGCATCAGCACGCTTCCACCAGCAGCGAGACCCAGTGAGGATCTGGAGCCTGATTACGAAGCAATACAAACTCtaaacagagaggaagacaagtcCACCCCAGAGACCAATGGCCAGCGTGGCCTTTTCCCAAAAGAGAATGACTATGAGAGCATTGGGGACTTGCAGCAATGCCGCGATATCACCAGGCTCTAG
- the PAG1 gene encoding phosphoprotein associated with glycosphingolipid-enriched microdomains 1 isoform X1, whose amino-acid sequence MGPPGSVLSSGQVQVVLWGSLAAVAAFFLIGFLIFLCSSCDRVKLLLLHLSMSPSYKIEKKPRQQSGDHENLMNVPSDKEMFSRSVTSLATDAPASSEQNGILTNGDILSEDSTLTCMQHYEEVQTSASDLLDSQDSTGKPKCHQSRELPRIPPDSAVDTMLNARSVDGDPGLGTEGPYEVLKDSSSQENMVEDCLYETVKEIKEVAAAVNPGKGHSSRSKSTSALKELPGPQAPEADFAEYASVDRNKKCRQSVNAETVLRNSCDLEEEAPPPVPVKLLDENENLQEKEESKTAEEGAAEGTSETNKRFSSLSYKSREEDPTLTEEEISAMYSSVNKPGQSGNKSGQTLKAPESSQGATQRSPSSCNDLYATVKDFEKTPNSISTLPPAARPSEDLEPDYEAIQTLNREEDKSTPETNGQRGLFPKENDYESIGDLQQCRDITRL is encoded by the exons ATGGGCCCCCCGGGGAGCGTGCTGAGCAGTGGGCAAGTGCAGGTCGTCCTGTGGGGCAGTTTGGCCGCTGTTGCTGCTTTCTTCCTCATCGGCTTCCTGATTTTTCTGTGCTCCAGTTGTGACAG agttaaGCTTCTTCTCCTCCACCTCTCCATGTCTCCCTCATATAAAAT agaGAAGAAGCCGAGGCAGCAGAGTGGGGACCATGAGAACCTGATGAACGTG CCTTCGGATAAGGAGATGTTCAGCCGTTCGGTTACTAGCCTGGCCACAGACGCGCCTGCCAGCAGCGAGCAGAACGGGATACTCACCAATGGCGACA TCCTTTCAGAAGACAGTACTCTGACCTGCATGCAACATTACGAGGAGGTCCAGACCTCAGCTTCAGATCTGCTGGACTCCCAGGACAGCACGGGGAAGCCAAAGTGTCACCAGAGCCGGGAACTGCCCAGAATTCCTCCTGACAGCGCAGTGGACACGATGCTCAACGCGAGGAGCGTGGACGGGGACCCGGGCCTAGGGACGGAAGGGCCGTATGAAGTGCTCAAGGATAGTTCCTCCCAAGAGAATATGGTGGAGGACTGCTTGTATGAAActgtgaaagaaataaaggaggtgGCAGCAGCCGTGAACCCAGGGAAAGGCCACAGCAGCAGGTCAAAGTCGACTTCCGCTTTGAAAGAGCTTCCGGGGCCCCAAGCCCCCGAGGCGGACTTTGCTGAGTATGCCTCCGTGGACAGAAACAAAAAGTGTCGACAGAGCGTTAATGCAGAGACTGTTCTCAGAAATTCATGTGACTTGGAAGAGGAGGCCCCACCACCTGTCCCTGTTAAACTTCTGGATGAGAATGAAAACcttcaggagaaggaagagagcaagacagCGGAGGAGGGAGCCGCAGAGGGGACCAGCGAAACCAACAAG AGATTTAGTTCATTGTCGTACAAGTCCCGGGAAGAGGACCCAACTCTCACAGAAGAAGAG ATCTCAGCCATGTATTCCTCAGTAAATAAACCCGGACAGTCAGGGAATAAATCAGGACAGACTCTCAAAGCACCAGAGTCCAGCCAAGGAGCTACTCAGAGATCCCCCTCTTCCTGTAATGATCTCTATGCTACTGTTAAAGACTTCGAGAAAACTCCAAACAGCATCAGCACGCTTCCACCAGCAGCGAGACCCAGTGAGGATCTGGAGCCTGATTACGAAGCAATACAAACTCtaaacagagaggaagacaagtcCACCCCAGAGACCAATGGCCAGCGTGGCCTTTTCCCAAAAGAGAATGACTATGAGAGCATTGGGGACTTGCAGCAATGCCGCGATATCACCAGGCTCTAG